The following proteins come from a genomic window of Pseudomonas syringae:
- a CDS encoding DUF4124 domain-containing protein, which translates to MRCLLIGVLLLSALPALADVYTYIDAQGNRVFTDQPHKNAKRVDIPPSNNMTGTPPTRTLKASPRPAAPAPMFHYQLLRILVPEPDATLNNPSGEFIVTVTSDPALQPGHSYRLLLDGVAVGQPGRSPVFPVSNIDRGTHQLSVEIFDELGRVLEKTPNQPLHVQRVSLAQKRMTNPCKDEQYGVRPECPLKDKPEPKSSILPFF; encoded by the coding sequence ATGCGCTGCCTGCTGATCGGTGTGCTGTTGCTGTCGGCGCTGCCTGCGCTGGCCGACGTCTACACCTACATCGACGCGCAGGGCAATCGGGTATTTACCGATCAACCGCACAAGAACGCCAAGCGCGTCGACATCCCGCCCAGCAACAACATGACCGGCACGCCGCCCACCCGCACCCTGAAAGCCAGCCCCAGGCCAGCAGCTCCGGCGCCGATGTTTCACTACCAGTTGTTGAGAATTCTGGTCCCGGAGCCGGATGCGACGCTGAACAATCCGAGTGGCGAATTCATCGTCACCGTGACCAGTGACCCTGCCCTGCAGCCGGGCCACAGCTACCGGTTGTTGCTGGACGGCGTTGCTGTCGGCCAGCCTGGACGCAGCCCGGTGTTTCCGGTGAGCAATATCGATCGCGGTACCCATCAGCTGTCGGTGGAAATTTTCGATGAGCTCGGCCGGGTGCTGGAAAAGACCCCGAATCAGCCGCTCCACGTGCAGCGCGTTTCCCTGGCGCAGAAGCGTATGACCAACCCCTGCAAGGACGAGCAATACGGCGTTCGTCCGGAATGCCCGCTCAAGGACAAGCCAGAGCCAAAAAGCAGCATTCTGCCGTTCTTCTGA
- the mgrA gene encoding L-glyceraldehyde 3-phosphate reductase: MTYIAAENRYEDMPYRRTGRSGLVLPALSLGLWHNFGDSTPIDTQRAMLRTAFDLGINHFDLANNYGPPYGSAEINFGRLLREDFQQYRDELIISSKAGWDMWPGPYGQGGGSRKYVLASLDQSLQRMGLDYVDIFYSHRFDPDTPLEETASALATAVQQGKALYIGISSYSGAKTREIAALLKEWKVPLLIHQPAYNLLNRWVEKDLLEATEELGAGVIAFTALAQGLLSDKYLNGVPKDARVNRPGGGSLQASHLSEQNIAHVRALNDIAQRRGQSLAQMALAWTLRDPRVTSALIGASRPEQIIENVGALKNLAFSSEELAEIDSFAVEGGINLWEKPSLAE; this comes from the coding sequence ATGACCTACATCGCTGCCGAAAATCGTTACGAAGACATGCCTTATCGCCGTACCGGCCGCAGCGGGCTGGTGCTTCCGGCACTGTCTTTGGGCTTGTGGCACAACTTCGGTGACAGCACGCCGATCGACACCCAGCGCGCCATGCTGCGCACGGCGTTCGATCTGGGCATCAACCATTTCGACCTGGCCAACAACTATGGCCCGCCGTACGGCAGCGCCGAGATCAACTTCGGTCGTTTGCTGCGCGAAGATTTCCAGCAGTACCGCGATGAACTGATTATTTCCAGCAAGGCTGGCTGGGACATGTGGCCAGGGCCTTACGGGCAGGGCGGCGGCTCGCGCAAATACGTGCTTGCCAGCCTTGATCAGAGCCTGCAGCGCATGGGGCTCGATTACGTTGATATTTTCTATTCCCACCGCTTCGATCCGGACACCCCGCTGGAAGAAACCGCCAGCGCGCTTGCCACGGCGGTGCAGCAGGGCAAGGCGCTGTACATCGGTATCTCGTCGTATTCCGGGGCCAAGACCCGCGAAATCGCTGCGCTGCTGAAAGAGTGGAAAGTGCCGTTGCTGATTCACCAGCCGGCCTACAACCTGCTCAATCGCTGGGTCGAGAAAGACCTGCTGGAGGCTACCGAAGAGCTGGGTGCTGGCGTGATCGCCTTTACCGCATTGGCGCAGGGGCTGCTGTCTGACAAATACCTGAACGGCGTGCCCAAGGACGCGCGGGTCAATCGTCCGGGCGGTGGTTCGCTGCAGGCTTCGCACTTGTCCGAACAGAACATCGCCCACGTGCGCGCACTCAACGACATTGCCCAGCGTCGTGGTCAGAGCCTGGCGCAGATGGCCCTGGCCTGGACGTTGCGTGATCCACGCGTAACATCAGCGCTGATCGGCGCGAGCCGCCCGGAGCAAATCATCGAAAACGTCGGTGCGCTGAAGAACCTGGCGTTCAGCAGCGAAGAACTGGCCGAGATCGATAGCTTTGCCGTGGAAGGCGGCATCAATCTGTGGGAAAAACCGTCGCTGGCGGAGTAA
- a CDS encoding amidase → MESALFDESDARQRANNLRLLAALPCGASIERRERIVDYDIVELAALLREDNPQRLTAEQVFIEYWSRITQLNGPEEIYGDNGKYNAFVRLEHFSALLEQARLADRWLTSQDDERGPAPPLCGIPFGIKDSFAIKGLESKNGTQAFSGNLALRDATCVARLRAQGALIIGHTICSELSTHTVGQFAGNAWDPTRTPGGSSQGSGVAPVARLCAAALGEETAGSIIIPAAANGASAIKPSLGLVSGAGVMPLRTGWDVVGPMARSIRDASLILSIIAGPDGENDPQSLSAPSIGEQLSITPTPGSLPLEGLTIGIPQTDWMSSPGQPPAQSYDEDYSAAFVRFKDQLAALGAKVVDFPWLDAGAPENTPYTAPEPIHDVLNSDGSILMSVNAQAVTSYANQLETRHWSAVRDFAGSLENEDDREYLLRRYPELYDQVASLIPVGIRLEAENRRRQEQGHFEKALNDYQIDFMMVLPLGAHVGERAGPVAKSLPVQRRYFAQPNALAWPMLTLPIGHGATGIPQQLPITAAFWGRRFSEPFLVQAAIDFQTHYPEYHTKVPPDPDFASPVAFHLWALDEIPSQYSADPLVIAEGRRKTS, encoded by the coding sequence ATGGAAAGTGCATTATTCGATGAATCTGACGCCCGACAGCGCGCCAATAATTTACGTTTGCTTGCTGCACTGCCGTGTGGTGCCAGCATTGAAAGACGCGAGCGGATTGTTGACTACGATATCGTCGAACTCGCCGCACTGCTGCGCGAAGACAACCCGCAAAGACTGACCGCCGAACAGGTGTTCATCGAGTACTGGAGCCGCATCACCCAGCTCAACGGCCCGGAAGAAATCTATGGCGATAACGGCAAGTACAATGCTTTCGTGCGTCTTGAGCATTTTTCGGCGCTCCTGGAGCAGGCGAGACTTGCCGATAGATGGCTGACCAGCCAGGACGATGAACGCGGCCCGGCCCCTCCGTTATGCGGAATTCCCTTCGGCATAAAAGACTCTTTCGCCATCAAGGGCCTTGAAAGCAAAAACGGCACTCAGGCCTTTTCCGGCAACCTGGCATTACGTGATGCGACATGCGTCGCCCGGCTGAGGGCTCAGGGCGCATTGATTATCGGTCATACCATCTGCTCCGAACTCTCAACCCATACCGTCGGCCAGTTTGCCGGGAATGCGTGGGACCCGACGCGCACGCCGGGTGGGTCCAGTCAGGGCTCGGGGGTCGCCCCGGTTGCGCGTCTGTGCGCCGCAGCGCTGGGCGAAGAAACCGCGGGCTCGATTATCATCCCGGCGGCAGCCAATGGCGCCAGCGCGATAAAGCCGTCGCTGGGGCTGGTGTCTGGCGCCGGCGTGATGCCGCTGCGAACCGGCTGGGACGTGGTCGGCCCCATGGCCCGTTCGATTCGTGATGCATCGCTGATCCTGTCGATAATTGCCGGCCCTGATGGAGAAAACGATCCGCAAAGCCTGTCGGCCCCGTCGATAGGCGAGCAGCTATCCATTACCCCGACCCCCGGTTCTCTTCCTCTGGAAGGGCTGACCATAGGCATTCCGCAGACAGACTGGATGTCTTCGCCTGGACAACCTCCCGCGCAGTCTTACGACGAGGACTACAGCGCAGCCTTCGTCAGGTTCAAGGACCAGCTTGCAGCGCTGGGCGCAAAGGTCGTCGACTTCCCGTGGCTGGATGCCGGAGCTCCTGAAAACACCCCTTACACCGCGCCCGAACCCATTCATGACGTGCTGAACAGTGATGGCAGCATTCTGATGAGTGTCAACGCCCAGGCCGTTACCAGTTACGCCAATCAACTGGAAACCCGGCACTGGTCGGCCGTGCGTGATTTTGCAGGCTCGCTGGAGAATGAAGACGACCGGGAATACCTGCTGCGAAGATACCCGGAGTTGTACGATCAGGTTGCCTCACTCATTCCAGTGGGCATCAGACTCGAAGCAGAGAACAGACGCCGCCAGGAACAGGGGCATTTTGAAAAGGCACTGAATGACTATCAGATTGACTTCATGATGGTGCTGCCGCTTGGTGCACATGTCGGCGAACGGGCAGGCCCGGTGGCAAAGTCGCTTCCGGTGCAACGCAGGTACTTCGCCCAGCCCAACGCACTGGCCTGGCCCATGCTGACGCTGCCCATCGGCCATGGCGCGACCGGCATTCCACAGCAATTGCCCATTACTGCGGCCTTTTGGGGAAGGCGCTTCAGCGAGCCTTTTCTGGTGCAGGCCGCCATCGACTTTCAGACCCATTATCCCGAGTATCACACCAAGGTCCCGCCAGACCCGGACTTCGCCTCACCTGTGGCGTTTCATCTCTGGGCACTGGACGAAATACCTTCGCAGTACTCAGCGGATCCGCTGGTCATTGCCGAGGGCAGGAGAAAAACATCATGA
- a CDS encoding TonB-dependent receptor — protein MRIALSDQGIFQAGTQMHTTRGDGVKHTLLAQAIDQAHTARGRRYGWLLMGLTALPWVPALADADTAQSAETVALESVTVTATRREESLQKVPVAVSVIQGEQLERDNRNGVASIVQQVPSLNFRTGASNKDTSLFIRGVGTISTSPGVEPTVATVIDGVVYARPGQATLDLLDLERIEVLRGPQGTLFGKNASAGVLNVTTKAPTEETHGYIDQSYYSGNESRTRFGIGGSLIPQTLKGSITTLFGSYDGNVDNALNGQEVNGYNRKGVRGKLEFTPNDDITFTLAADYMQSHDDAPNGVVTKALTPAFASALSPVRADSDNRNVLSDYRSHVEDVNKGLSGQLDWQLGDYTLTSITAWRGWDNTQYQDGDRLGTITAAFPGTEDKGDLAFNQYSQELRLASPKGQFVEYVGGLFYMHGKSDETYQRTLITPTAQNRGIADYSTTTDSYSVFGETTFNFTPDFRAIAGARWTHDDLEYDHRRVSTSATTVSGIQPATSSSGSVDEDGKSGRLGLQYDLSDSVMTYITYSRGYKGPAYNVFFNMQPRDTEALKPETSNTWEVGVKATSWNNRLTTNLAVFHSDYDNYQANFFDSVAGQVVTRLINAGSVSTEGVELDYALQATRNLKFSGALSYTRARIDTFSCPAGAAASCNVDGKTLPYSPDWKSYVRADYTIPLDNGLDIELGTDYSWQSEVQYDISQNPDTKQGAYGIWNASVALADYNSGWRVALLGKNLADKSYSPMLATGGNYVYRSVPRDDERYFGVQLRKDF, from the coding sequence GTGCGCATTGCACTGTCGGATCAGGGCATATTTCAGGCAGGCACGCAGATGCACACAACACGTGGGGATGGCGTCAAACACACACTTCTGGCACAGGCCATCGATCAGGCGCATACGGCGCGGGGGCGTCGTTATGGCTGGTTGCTGATGGGGCTGACGGCCTTGCCGTGGGTTCCGGCGCTGGCGGACGCCGATACTGCGCAGAGCGCTGAGACGGTAGCGCTGGAGTCTGTCACGGTGACCGCCACGCGCCGCGAGGAATCGTTGCAAAAGGTGCCGGTCGCCGTGTCGGTGATTCAGGGCGAACAACTGGAGCGCGATAACCGCAATGGCGTGGCCAGCATTGTGCAGCAGGTGCCGTCGCTGAATTTCCGCACTGGCGCCTCCAACAAGGACACCTCGCTGTTCATTCGCGGGGTCGGCACCATTTCCACCTCGCCGGGCGTCGAGCCAACCGTGGCGACCGTGATTGACGGCGTGGTGTATGCGCGTCCGGGGCAGGCCACGCTGGACCTGCTCGACCTGGAACGCATCGAAGTGCTGCGCGGCCCGCAAGGCACGCTGTTCGGCAAGAATGCATCGGCCGGTGTGCTAAACGTCACCACCAAAGCGCCAACCGAAGAGACCCACGGCTATATCGATCAGTCGTATTACAGCGGCAACGAAAGCCGCACTCGCTTCGGCATCGGCGGCAGTCTGATTCCGCAGACCCTCAAGGGCTCGATCACCACACTTTTCGGCAGCTACGACGGCAATGTCGACAACGCGCTAAACGGTCAGGAAGTCAACGGTTACAACCGCAAGGGCGTGCGCGGCAAGCTGGAATTCACGCCCAACGATGACATCACGTTTACCCTCGCGGCGGATTACATGCAGTCCCATGATGACGCGCCCAACGGCGTAGTGACCAAGGCGCTGACCCCGGCATTTGCCAGTGCCCTGTCGCCAGTGCGTGCGGACAGCGACAACCGCAATGTGCTCAGCGATTACCGCAGCCATGTCGAAGACGTCAACAAAGGCCTGTCCGGCCAGCTCGACTGGCAACTGGGTGATTACACCCTGACGTCCATCACCGCCTGGCGCGGCTGGGACAACACCCAGTATCAGGACGGCGACCGTCTTGGCACCATCACGGCTGCTTTCCCCGGCACTGAAGACAAGGGCGATCTGGCGTTCAACCAGTACTCTCAGGAGTTACGCCTGGCATCGCCGAAAGGCCAGTTTGTCGAGTACGTCGGCGGGCTGTTTTACATGCATGGCAAGAGTGACGAAACCTATCAGCGCACGCTGATCACCCCGACGGCGCAAAACCGTGGCATCGCCGATTACAGCACCACCACCGACAGCTATTCGGTATTCGGCGAAACCACCTTCAACTTCACGCCTGATTTCCGCGCGATTGCCGGCGCACGCTGGACCCACGATGATCTGGAATACGATCACCGCCGCGTTTCGACATCGGCGACGACCGTGAGCGGCATTCAGCCTGCGACCAGCAGTTCCGGTTCGGTGGACGAGGACGGCAAATCCGGGCGCCTGGGGTTGCAATACGACCTGAGCGACAGCGTGATGACCTACATCACCTACTCGCGCGGCTACAAAGGCCCGGCCTATAACGTGTTCTTCAACATGCAGCCGCGCGACACCGAAGCCCTCAAACCGGAAACCTCGAACACCTGGGAGGTCGGCGTCAAAGCCACCTCCTGGAACAACCGTCTGACCACCAATCTGGCGGTGTTCCACAGCGACTACGACAACTATCAGGCGAACTTCTTCGACAGCGTGGCCGGGCAGGTCGTCACGCGCCTGATCAACGCAGGCAGTGTCAGCACCGAAGGTGTCGAGCTGGATTACGCGTTGCAGGCCACCCGCAATCTGAAGTTCTCCGGCGCGCTGTCCTACACCCGCGCACGTATCGACACGTTCTCCTGCCCGGCCGGTGCCGCAGCGTCTTGCAACGTCGATGGCAAAACCCTGCCGTACAGCCCGGACTGGAAAAGCTACGTTCGCGCCGATTACACCATCCCGCTGGACAACGGTCTGGATATCGAACTGGGCACCGACTACAGCTGGCAGAGCGAAGTGCAGTACGACATCAGCCAGAACCCCGACACCAAACAGGGCGCTTATGGCATCTGGAACGCCAGCGTGGCGCTGGCCGATTACAACAGTGGCTGGCGCGTGGCGCTGCTCGGCAAGAACCTCGCCGACAAGTCTTATTCGCCGATGCTGGCAACCGGCGGCAACTACGTTTACCGATCTGTGCCGCGTGATGACGAACGTTATTTCGGCGTGCAGCTACGCAAGGATTTTTGA
- the glnL gene encoding nitrogen regulation protein NR(II): MTISDALHRLLLDNLTTATILLNSDLRLEYMNPAAEMLLAISGQRSHGQFISELFTESAEALSSLRQAVEQAHPFTKREAMLTALAGQTLTVDYAVTPILSKGETLLLLEVHPRDRLLRITKEEAQLSKQETTKMLVRGLAHEIKNPLGGIRGAAQLLARELPEESLKDYTNVIIEEADRLRNLVDRMLGSNKLPSLAMTNVHEVLERVCSLVEAESQGCITLVRDYDPSIPDVLIDREQMIQAVLNIVRNAMQAISGQNELRLGRITLRTRAMRQFTIGHVRHRLVSKIEIIDNGPGIPAELQETIFYPMVSGRPDGTGLGLAITQNIISQHQGLIECDSHPGHTTFSIFLPLEQGAAST, from the coding sequence ATGACTATCAGCGACGCGCTGCACAGACTGTTACTGGATAACCTGACCACTGCCACCATTCTGCTCAACTCCGACCTGCGACTTGAGTACATGAACCCGGCAGCGGAAATGCTGCTGGCGATCAGCGGGCAGCGCAGCCATGGGCAATTCATCAGCGAGCTGTTCACCGAGTCGGCCGAAGCACTGAGTTCACTGCGCCAGGCGGTGGAGCAGGCACACCCGTTCACCAAGCGCGAAGCAATGCTCACCGCACTTGCCGGCCAGACCCTGACGGTCGACTACGCCGTGACGCCCATCCTCAGCAAAGGCGAAACCCTGCTGCTGCTTGAAGTACACCCGCGCGACCGTCTGCTGCGCATCACCAAAGAAGAAGCGCAGCTGTCCAAGCAGGAAACCACCAAGATGCTGGTACGCGGTCTGGCCCATGAAATAAAGAATCCACTGGGCGGGATTCGCGGTGCCGCGCAACTGCTGGCCCGCGAACTGCCGGAAGAAAGCCTCAAGGACTACACCAACGTCATCATCGAAGAGGCCGACCGGCTGCGTAATCTGGTCGACCGCATGCTGGGCTCCAACAAGCTGCCTTCGCTGGCGATGACCAACGTGCATGAAGTGCTCGAGCGGGTGTGCAGCCTGGTCGAAGCCGAAAGCCAGGGTTGCATCACGTTGGTGCGCGACTATGACCCAAGCATTCCCGATGTACTGATCGACCGCGAACAGATGATTCAGGCCGTGCTCAATATCGTGCGCAATGCGATGCAGGCAATCAGCGGCCAGAACGAGTTGCGCCTCGGCCGGATCACGCTGCGAACCCGCGCCATGCGCCAGTTCACCATTGGCCATGTGCGCCATCGGCTGGTCAGCAAGATCGAAATCATCGACAACGGTCCGGGTATCCCGGCCGAGCTTCAGGAAACCATTTTCTACCCGATGGTCAGTGGCCGCCCGGATGGTACCGGGCTCGGTCTTGCCATTACCCAGAACATCATCAGCCAGCACCAGGGCCTGATCGAGTGTGACAGCCATCCCGGCCACACCACGTTCTCGATCTTCCTGCCGCTGGAACAAGGAGCAGCTTCGACATGA
- a CDS encoding sulfonate ABC transporter substrate-binding protein — MKSFTFITAILAFCGLLNSASAEEPDSLRIGYQKGSITLVLAKEHALLEKRFPDTKIQWIEFPAGPQMLEALNIGSLDIASTGDIPPIFAQVAGADLVYIGAEPAKPQAETLLVRNESPLHSVTDLKGRKVALQKGSSSHNVVLRVLNKAGLTFKDIQPIYLTPADARAAFENGSVDTWAIWDPYYSIAMSEGHSRLLANGEGLGLSGPFYTARREFADKNGAFVQQILDELTVADGLSRTRRAESIQILARSMGLSEAVITQYLDHRPASPSLPITPDIVRAQQATADLFYDNHLIPKRVDIQQVVWQKP, encoded by the coding sequence ATGAAATCATTCACCTTTATCACCGCCATTCTGGCCTTCTGCGGTCTGCTCAACAGCGCCTCTGCCGAAGAACCCGACAGCCTGCGCATCGGCTACCAGAAAGGTTCGATCACGCTGGTGCTGGCCAAGGAGCACGCGCTGCTGGAGAAGCGTTTTCCTGATACAAAGATCCAATGGATCGAGTTCCCCGCCGGGCCGCAGATGCTTGAGGCGTTGAACATCGGCAGTCTGGATATTGCTTCAACCGGCGACATTCCGCCGATCTTTGCTCAGGTCGCAGGTGCCGATCTGGTCTACATCGGCGCGGAGCCAGCCAAGCCACAGGCAGAAACCTTGCTGGTGCGCAATGAAAGCCCGCTGCACAGCGTCACTGACCTGAAGGGCCGCAAGGTCGCACTTCAGAAAGGCTCCAGCTCCCACAACGTGGTGCTGCGCGTGCTGAACAAGGCAGGGCTGACCTTCAAGGATATTCAGCCGATCTACCTGACCCCGGCCGATGCCCGCGCCGCGTTCGAGAACGGCAGCGTCGATACCTGGGCAATCTGGGACCCGTACTATTCCATCGCCATGAGCGAAGGCCACAGCCGCCTGCTGGCCAATGGTGAAGGGCTTGGACTGTCGGGGCCCTTCTATACGGCACGCCGGGAGTTCGCCGATAAAAACGGCGCGTTCGTGCAGCAGATCCTTGACGAACTGACCGTTGCCGATGGCCTGTCGCGGACCCGGCGTGCCGAGAGCATTCAGATTCTGGCACGCAGCATGGGCTTGTCTGAGGCGGTCATCACTCAGTATCTTGACCATCGGCCTGCATCACCCAGCCTGCCGATCACACCCGATATCGTGCGTGCGCAGCAGGCGACCGCTGATCTGTTTTACGACAACCACTTGATACCCAAGCGGGTCGACATTCAGCAGGTTGTCTGGCAAAAGCCATGA
- a CDS encoding LLM class flavin-dependent oxidoreductase — MSTTARQMKLGAFLMATGHHVAAWRHADVPADAGLDFKHYRHLARVAEAAKFDALFVADSVAAATGDIASRMARSDHFEPLTLLSALSAVTDHIGLIATATTTYNEPYHVARKFASLDHLSGGRAGWNLVTSDAAAEAQNFGRAEHVGHPERYSRAREFHQVVTGLWDSWADDAFIRDKASGEYYDPARLHVLDHVGEHFRVKGPLNVARSPQGQPVVVQAGSSEAGRDLAAQTAEVVFTAQTSLASAQAFYADIKGRLRAYGRDAASLKVMPGVFIVVAETEALAKEKFESFQRLVEPQVGVALLGRMLGNFDLSGYPLDGPLPELPLTDSGQRSRQKLLTELADQENLTLAQLGRRIAGGRGHYSLIGTPAQIADELQIWFEQGAADGFNVLVPHLPGGLEDVAQLLVPELQRRGLFRREYEGTTLRDNLGLQRPAYRF; from the coding sequence ATGAGCACGACTGCTCGACAGATGAAACTGGGCGCTTTTCTAATGGCCACCGGGCACCACGTTGCGGCGTGGCGCCATGCGGATGTGCCTGCCGATGCGGGGCTGGATTTCAAGCACTATCGGCATTTGGCCAGGGTGGCCGAAGCGGCAAAATTCGATGCGCTGTTTGTGGCGGACAGCGTTGCCGCGGCGACCGGTGATATCGCCAGCCGCATGGCGCGCTCCGATCATTTTGAACCACTGACGCTGCTCTCGGCGCTGAGCGCGGTGACTGACCACATCGGTCTGATTGCAACCGCGACCACCACCTACAACGAGCCGTATCACGTGGCCCGCAAGTTCGCCTCGCTGGATCATCTGTCCGGCGGGCGGGCAGGCTGGAATCTGGTGACGTCGGATGCTGCCGCCGAAGCGCAGAACTTCGGTCGCGCCGAACATGTAGGGCATCCCGAGCGCTATAGCCGCGCACGCGAGTTTCATCAGGTGGTGACCGGCCTGTGGGACAGCTGGGCAGACGATGCTTTCATCCGCGACAAAGCCAGTGGTGAGTACTACGACCCGGCCAGGCTGCATGTGCTCGACCACGTGGGCGAGCACTTCCGCGTCAAAGGGCCGCTGAATGTGGCGCGCTCGCCGCAGGGCCAGCCGGTGGTGGTGCAGGCTGGCTCTTCTGAAGCAGGACGTGATCTGGCGGCACAGACGGCGGAAGTTGTGTTTACCGCCCAGACATCGCTGGCCAGTGCACAGGCGTTTTACGCAGACATCAAGGGGCGTTTGCGCGCATACGGACGTGACGCAGCGTCGCTGAAAGTCATGCCCGGCGTGTTCATCGTCGTGGCAGAAACCGAGGCGCTGGCGAAAGAAAAATTCGAGTCGTTTCAACGCCTGGTCGAGCCTCAGGTGGGTGTCGCTTTGTTGGGGCGCATGCTGGGAAATTTCGACCTGTCGGGCTATCCGCTGGACGGCCCGTTGCCGGAGTTACCGTTGACCGACAGCGGCCAGCGCAGTCGGCAAAAATTGCTGACCGAACTGGCCGATCAGGAAAACCTGACGCTGGCGCAGTTGGGGCGGCGGATTGCCGGTGGGCGAGGGCACTACAGCCTGATCGGCACACCCGCGCAGATCGCCGATGAACTGCAAATCTGGTTCGAACAGGGCGCAGCCGACGGCTTCAATGTGCTGGTGCCGCATCTGCCGGGCGGGCTTGAAGATGTCGCACAGCTGCTGGTGCCTGAGTTGCAGCGGCGCGGGTTGTTTCGTCGCGAATACGAAGGCACGACGTTGCGCGACAACCTGGGCTTGCAGCGGCCTGCTTATAGATTTTGA
- the ntrC gene encoding nitrogen regulation protein NR(I), with the protein MSRSETVWIVDDDRSIRWVLEKALQQEGMTTQSFDSADGVMSRLARQQPDVIISDIRMPGASGLDLLARIREQHPRLPVIIMTAHSDLDSAVASYQGGAFEYLPKPFDVDEAVSLVKRANQHAQEQQGLDVPPTLTRTPEIIGEAPAMQEVFRAIGRLSHSNITVLINGESGTGKELVAHALHRHSPRSASPFIALNMAAIPKDLMESELFGHEKGAFTGAANLRRGRFEQADGGTLFLDEIGDMPADTQTRLLRVLADGEFYRVGGHTPVKVDVRIIAATHQNLEILVQAGKFREDLFHRLNVIRIHIPRMSDRREDIPTLAKHFLSRAAQELSVEPKLLKAETEEYLKHLPWPGNVRQLENTCRWITVMASGREVHISDLPPELLSLPQDAAPVTNWEQALRQWADQALSRGQSSLLDSAVPTFERIMIETALKHTAGRRRDAAVLLGWGRNTLTRKIKELGMKIDGGDDDEADES; encoded by the coding sequence ATGAGCCGTAGTGAAACTGTCTGGATCGTAGACGACGATCGTTCTATCCGCTGGGTACTGGAAAAAGCCTTGCAACAGGAAGGCATGACCACGCAAAGCTTCGACAGCGCCGACGGGGTGATGAGCCGTCTGGCCCGTCAGCAACCGGACGTGATCATCTCCGACATTCGCATGCCCGGCGCCAGTGGCCTGGACCTGCTGGCGCGGATTCGCGAGCAGCACCCGCGCTTGCCAGTGATCATCATGACGGCCCATTCGGACCTGGACAGCGCGGTTGCCTCGTATCAGGGTGGTGCTTTCGAGTACCTGCCCAAGCCGTTCGACGTCGACGAAGCCGTCTCGCTGGTCAAGCGCGCCAACCAGCACGCTCAGGAACAGCAAGGCCTGGACGTGCCGCCGACCCTGACCCGCACCCCTGAAATCATCGGCGAAGCGCCAGCGATGCAGGAAGTGTTTCGGGCCATCGGGCGTCTGAGTCATTCCAACATCACCGTGCTGATCAACGGCGAATCGGGGACCGGTAAAGAGCTGGTCGCTCACGCCCTGCACCGTCACAGCCCGCGTTCGGCTTCGCCGTTCATCGCCCTGAACATGGCGGCGATTCCCAAGGACCTGATGGAATCGGAGTTGTTTGGCCACGAGAAAGGCGCTTTCACCGGCGCGGCCAACCTGCGTCGCGGCCGCTTCGAGCAGGCGGACGGCGGTACGCTGTTCCTCGATGAAATCGGCGACATGCCGGCCGACACGCAAACCCGGCTGCTGAGGGTTCTGGCGGACGGCGAGTTCTATCGGGTTGGCGGTCATACGCCGGTCAAGGTCGACGTGCGAATCATTGCCGCGACGCACCAGAATCTGGAAATCCTCGTGCAGGCCGGCAAGTTCCGTGAGGACTTGTTCCACCGCCTGAACGTGATCCGTATCCACATTCCGCGCATGTCGGACCGTCGCGAAGACATTCCGACGCTGGCCAAGCACTTCCTGAGCCGCGCAGCGCAGGAGCTGTCCGTCGAGCCCAAACTGCTCAAGGCCGAGACCGAGGAATACCTCAAGCATCTGCCGTGGCCAGGCAACGTTCGTCAACTGGAGAACACCTGCCGCTGGATCACGGTCATGGCTTCGGGTCGTGAAGTGCACATCAGCGACCTGCCGCCGGAACTGCTAAGCCTGCCGCAAGACGCTGCGCCGGTTACCAACTGGGAACAGGCGCTGCGTCAATGGGCCGACCAGGCGTTGTCTCGCGGTCAGTCCAGCCTGCTGGACAGCGCGGTGCCGACCTTCGAACGAATCATGATCGAAACCGCCCTCAAACACACCGCCGGCCGTCGCCGCGACGCCGCCGTGCTGCTGGGCTGGGGCCGCAACACCCTGACCCGCAAGATCAAGGAACTGGGCATGAAAATCGACGGCGGTGACGACGACGAGGCAGACGAAAGCTGA